The following are from one region of the Eubacterium sp. MSJ-33 genome:
- the fliP gene encoding flagellar type III secretion system pore protein FliP (The bacterial flagellar biogenesis protein FliP forms a type III secretion system (T3SS)-type pore required for flagellar assembly.), whose translation MKFSKIRKFLVLFLIPLAFVVIFSGATAVHATGVTPDTGVEEGQTDSITSDNDDATTLGLSLSTNSDQTSLSGTLQILLIITVISLAPSILVMVTSFTRIIIVLHFVRTAIGTQSSPPNNVLIGLSLFLTLFIMSPVIAQIKTEAYDPLVAEEITQQEALERGIKPLREFMLKQTRQDDLRLFMDIAKVEPVESVDELSITIIIPAFIISELRAAFIIGFLIYIPFIVIDMVVSSVLMSMGMMMLPPTTISMPFKILLFILADGWNLVIGQLVNSFNF comes from the coding sequence ATGAAATTTAGTAAAATACGAAAATTTTTAGTGCTATTTCTTATACCGCTTGCGTTTGTTGTTATTTTTTCCGGTGCAACGGCTGTACATGCAACCGGTGTGACACCGGATACCGGAGTGGAAGAGGGTCAGACAGACAGCATTACATCGGATAATGACGATGCAACAACACTGGGGTTGTCACTGAGCACAAACTCAGACCAGACATCTCTTTCCGGTACACTTCAGATATTATTGATTATAACCGTAATTTCGTTAGCTCCATCAATTCTGGTTATGGTGACGTCGTTTACACGAATAATCATCGTGTTACATTTTGTTCGTACCGCGATCGGTACACAGAGCTCACCGCCTAACAACGTATTGATAGGGCTCTCGTTATTTTTAACCCTTTTTATTATGAGCCCTGTGATTGCTCAGATAAAGACGGAGGCGTATGATCCGTTAGTGGCTGAAGAGATAACGCAGCAGGAGGCATTGGAACGCGGCATAAAACCGTTGCGGGAATTTATGTTAAAACAGACAAGGCAGGATGATTTGCGCTTGTTTATGGATATTGCAAAGGTAGAGCCTGTGGAAAGTGTAGATGAGCTTTCCATCACGATTATTATTCCGGCGTTTATTATCAGTGAGTTACGTGCTGCGTTTATTATTGGATTCCTGATTTATATACCATTTATCGTGATAGATATGGTTGTATCATCGGTACTTATGTCTATGGGTATGATGATGCTGCCACCAACGACGATTTCCATGCCATTTAAAATTTTATTGTTTATTCTTGCAGATGGATGGAATCTGGTAATCGGTCAGCTTGTGAATTCGTTTAATTTTTGA
- a CDS encoding MinD/ParA family protein — protein sequence MDQATKLRERVQTNQEISNARVIAITSGKGGVGKTTLSVNIALELARRGKKVVVFDADFGLANVEVMLGIRPQYNLLDLIHNNKSMTEIITQGPAGIGFISGGSGVSELATLDNASIKLLISELVKLDQMYDVVIIDTGAGITDSVMEFVMMSPEVVLVVTPEPTSITDSYSLLKVLRRKNSFNPIYKTIHVVANRVENEAEGAEIFHKIDTVSSKFLNTKLSFLGSVLQDKNASMAVIEQRPLVQAYPGAAATKGICQLVNRLNDDTVEESKKKDGIARVFIDFFRSKKRIR from the coding sequence ATGGATCAGGCAACGAAATTACGGGAACGTGTGCAGACCAATCAGGAAATCTCCAATGCAAGAGTTATTGCAATTACAAGCGGAAAAGGTGGTGTCGGAAAGACGACACTTTCAGTAAATATTGCGCTGGAACTTGCAAGACGTGGGAAAAAAGTAGTTGTGTTTGATGCGGACTTTGGACTTGCAAATGTCGAGGTTATGCTGGGTATCCGGCCGCAGTACAATCTTCTGGATCTGATACATAATAACAAATCCATGACTGAAATTATTACACAGGGACCTGCTGGAATCGGGTTTATATCTGGTGGTTCCGGTGTTTCCGAGCTTGCAACTCTGGATAATGCAAGCATCAAACTTTTGATTTCAGAATTGGTGAAGCTTGACCAGATGTATGATGTAGTGATTATTGACACAGGTGCTGGAATTACGGATTCTGTTATGGAATTTGTTATGATGAGTCCGGAGGTTGTTCTAGTTGTTACACCGGAGCCTACATCTATTACAGATTCATATTCTTTGTTAAAGGTGTTACGGAGAAAAAATAGCTTCAACCCGATTTATAAAACAATTCATGTTGTTGCAAATCGTGTGGAAAATGAGGCGGAAGGCGCAGAGATTTTCCATAAAATAGATACGGTGTCTTCAAAATTTCTGAATACGAAGCTTTCGTTTTTAGGATCGGTGTTACAGGATAAAAATGCGTCAATGGCTGTAATTGAACAAAGACCACTCGTACAGGCGTATCCGGGAGCGGCAGCAACGAAGGGAATCTGCCAGCTTGTGAATCGTTTGAATGACGATACTGTAGAAGAAAGCAAGAAGAAAGATGGAATTGCAAGGGTGTTTATTGATTTCTTCCGTTCCAAGAAGAGGATTCGTTAA
- a CDS encoding flagellar biosynthetic protein FliO: MFFGAILTSGFSAGWSIVKLILITVLVLVLAFYSTRMIAKYQNNTWSAKNNIQFIESYRVGGNKMIAIAKIGEKYYALGIGKEEIHVIAELDKDDLKLPEQVKDTSDKMAPKMSFKEVLANMKGNAKDDSEK; the protein is encoded by the coding sequence ATGTTTTTTGGTGCAATTCTTACAAGTGGATTTTCTGCCGGGTGGAGTATTGTAAAACTGATATTGATTACGGTTCTCGTGTTGGTTTTGGCGTTTTATTCTACCAGAATGATTGCAAAGTATCAGAATAATACATGGTCAGCCAAGAATAATATTCAGTTTATCGAATCATATCGTGTCGGTGGCAATAAGATGATAGCCATTGCCAAGATAGGAGAGAAGTATTATGCCCTTGGAATTGGAAAAGAAGAAATCCATGTGATCGCAGAACTTGACAAAGATGATTTGAAGCTGCCGGAACAGGTGAAAGATACATCAGATAAAATGGCTCCGAAGATGAGTTTTAAGGAAGTTCTGGCGAATATGAAAGGAAATGCAAAAGACGATAGCGAAAAGTAG
- the flhB gene encoding flagellar biosynthesis protein FlhB, giving the protein MPSLEEIRTPLLLRYNLQFFANDEGGEKTEEPTAKKIEDSRKEGQVAKSKELTSAAMLLAFFLCLRIFISFIGERLVNVFPYFWKNIANETGDDFSHVRAWQILLDSVQYITITIAPFVIFAFVVALLSQRIQITWKVTSKPMQPKFNKLSPISGFKRMFSKQSLFELVLSIFKIIVFSAVAYSVVKDYVGIFMTAYDLTIQDCLGILFDMVMDLGIKISLMYLVLALGDWMFQKWKHKQDLKMTKQEVKDEYKNQEGDPKVKSQQRQRMQQAARRRMMQSVPEADVVITNPTHFAVALKYDNTVSMAPIVVAKGADYLAFKIKDLAKENNVEIVEDKPLARMLYANVEIGNEIPPELYQAVAEVLAYVYKIKNKVS; this is encoded by the coding sequence GTGCCTTCTTTGGAAGAAATACGGACGCCGCTTTTACTCCGCTATAATCTGCAGTTTTTTGCGAATGATGAGGGTGGAGAAAAAACGGAGGAACCAACCGCAAAGAAAATCGAAGATTCACGAAAAGAAGGTCAGGTGGCAAAGAGCAAAGAACTCACATCTGCGGCTATGCTTCTGGCATTTTTTTTGTGTTTACGGATATTTATATCATTTATAGGAGAACGATTGGTAAATGTTTTTCCGTATTTTTGGAAAAATATTGCAAATGAGACGGGAGATGACTTTTCTCATGTGCGTGCATGGCAGATTCTGCTTGATTCTGTACAGTATATTACTATTACGATTGCGCCGTTTGTAATTTTTGCATTTGTCGTTGCGCTTTTATCTCAGCGGATTCAGATTACATGGAAAGTAACATCAAAACCGATGCAGCCGAAGTTCAATAAATTAAGTCCGATTAGTGGCTTTAAGCGGATGTTCTCCAAACAGTCTTTGTTTGAACTGGTCTTATCAATTTTTAAGATCATTGTTTTCTCAGCGGTTGCATATTCTGTTGTCAAAGATTATGTTGGTATTTTTATGACAGCATATGATCTGACAATTCAAGATTGCTTGGGAATATTGTTTGATATGGTTATGGATCTTGGAATTAAAATCTCTCTGATGTATCTTGTTTTGGCACTTGGAGACTGGATGTTCCAGAAATGGAAGCATAAGCAGGATCTGAAGATGACAAAACAGGAGGTAAAAGATGAGTATAAGAATCAGGAAGGAGATCCAAAGGTTAAATCCCAACAGAGACAGCGTATGCAGCAGGCGGCACGTCGAAGAATGATGCAGAGTGTACCGGAGGCAGATGTTGTTATTACAAACCCGACACATTTTGCAGTTGCATTAAAATATGATAATACGGTCAGCATGGCGCCAATCGTGGTTGCAAAGGGAGCTGATTATCTGGCATTTAAAATCAAAGATCTTGCAAAGGAGAACAATGTCGAGATCGTTGAAGATAAACCACTGGCACGTATGCTGTATGCAAATGTTGAGATTGGAAATGAAATTCCACCCGAATTATATCAGGCAGTTGCAGAGGTACTTGCCTATGTATACAAAATAAAGAATAAAGTAAGTTAG
- the fliQ gene encoding flagellar biosynthesis protein FliQ, translating into MSTGDVVAITVEAVWLVIKCSAPMLITSLVVGLIISIFQTVTSIQEQTLTFVPKMICVFLSLIICGDWILNNILSFIQDLYSRFGEFVG; encoded by the coding sequence ATGAGCACAGGTGATGTTGTTGCTATTACAGTGGAAGCTGTATGGCTGGTAATCAAATGTAGTGCCCCTATGTTAATTACATCATTGGTTGTTGGTCTGATTATCAGTATTTTTCAGACTGTTACATCCATTCAGGAACAGACACTGACGTTTGTTCCGAAGATGATCTGTGTATTTCTATCACTGATTATCTGTGGGGATTGGATATTGAATAATATTCTTTCTTTTATACAGGATTTATATAGTCGGTTCGGAGAGTTTGTGGGGTGA
- the flhF gene encoding flagellar biosynthesis protein FlhF, giving the protein MIIKKYKALTEKEAILLAKEDLGPDAIVMNVKKIKPGGIMRFFKKTRVELTAAIDDDMEEQAATTAPVVSSVRSDEQTIDLKQERRNETAEEPFLFGKAFAENKDSYSEEAQNAIEEKINSIAKLLEQQMQTHKSAETSIKEAADQVISSGEAAESTIEKEKEPEQSRNKVVELVIKQLMDSEVSKEHAQEIIDELTLKDDKQPIDNILANVYQKIVLKLGEIQPLTAGEKKPKIVFFVGNTGVGKTTTMAKLASLCTLDMKLKCAMFSIDTYRIAAIEQLKTYANILSAPMEVVYTPEEMAQSVEKFKNYDLILVDTAGRSHKSEEQKEDLKQIIDSVKEYETEVFLVVSATVKYSDLLSIANTYGEMFDYNLIFTKLDETNGLGSILNLKLDTGKPLSYVTWGQNVPDDIGVLDPQIIAKKLLGGGK; this is encoded by the coding sequence ATGATAATTAAGAAGTATAAAGCATTAACTGAAAAAGAAGCAATTCTGCTTGCAAAGGAGGATCTCGGACCGGATGCGATTGTGATGAATGTCAAGAAAATCAAGCCTGGTGGTATTATGCGCTTTTTTAAGAAGACACGTGTAGAATTGACAGCAGCAATTGATGATGATATGGAAGAACAGGCAGCAACGACAGCACCGGTAGTTTCTTCCGTAAGATCGGATGAGCAGACAATTGACTTAAAACAGGAACGCCGGAATGAAACAGCAGAAGAACCATTTCTTTTTGGAAAAGCATTTGCGGAGAATAAAGATTCTTATAGTGAGGAGGCACAAAATGCAATTGAAGAAAAAATCAACAGTATTGCCAAATTACTGGAACAGCAGATGCAGACACATAAATCAGCAGAGACATCCATTAAGGAAGCCGCTGATCAAGTAATTTCTTCGGGAGAAGCTGCTGAAAGTACGATAGAAAAAGAGAAGGAACCGGAGCAATCTCGAAATAAAGTGGTTGAACTTGTAATTAAACAGTTGATGGACAGTGAAGTCAGCAAAGAACATGCTCAGGAAATTATTGATGAGCTAACACTCAAAGATGACAAACAGCCAATTGATAACATACTGGCAAATGTATATCAGAAGATTGTTCTGAAACTTGGTGAGATCCAACCGCTGACTGCGGGGGAGAAGAAACCCAAGATTGTATTCTTCGTAGGAAATACCGGTGTTGGAAAGACAACAACGATGGCAAAACTTGCATCACTTTGCACTCTGGATATGAAATTAAAATGTGCAATGTTTTCTATTGATACATACCGAATCGCTGCAATTGAACAATTGAAGACGTATGCGAATATTTTATCTGCACCGATGGAGGTCGTGTATACACCGGAGGAAATGGCACAGAGTGTGGAGAAATTTAAAAATTATGATTTGATTTTGGTCGATACAGCAGGCCGTTCACATAAAAGTGAGGAGCAGAAAGAAGATTTGAAGCAGATAATTGATTCCGTGAAGGAATATGAAACAGAAGTGTTTCTTGTTGTATCTGCTACAGTGAAATATTCGGATTTACTTTCGATCGCAAATACTTATGGTGAAATGTTTGATTATAATCTTATTTTTACAAAGCTTGATGAGACAAACGGACTTGGTAGTATATTGAATCTGAAATTGGATACAGGCAAGCCGCTTTCTTATGTGACATGGGGACAGAATGTACCGGATGATATCGGTGTTCTGGATCCACAGATCATTGCCAAGAAATTGTTAGGAGGTGGGAAGTGA
- a CDS encoding flagellar brake protein, translating to MGIAIGNKIELVRLDQVIRNEQNKKVYVSKIFDILEKDTLQIAMPIYEGRIVPLDLDERYTACFYTERGLLQCNVLVTARYKSGNLFFLDVKMLGNLEKVQRRQFYRYDCLLDANIRIVSDEEYDTGIPDDVSIPEDALPWQPAKIVDISGGGVRLNQRNQIERNEVVKLKFMVAILGEVIPFNLFARILSSTPVQGRSDMYEQRMEFLKITQDERDKIVRFIFESERMEIANGKRI from the coding sequence ATGGGAATAGCAATTGGTAATAAAATTGAATTGGTTCGCTTAGATCAGGTGATTCGAAATGAGCAGAATAAGAAAGTTTATGTCAGTAAGATCTTTGATATTTTGGAAAAAGATACTTTGCAGATTGCAATGCCGATTTATGAAGGCAGAATTGTTCCCTTAGATCTGGATGAACGGTATACGGCTTGCTTTTACACAGAGCGTGGGTTGCTGCAGTGTAATGTTCTTGTAACTGCACGTTATAAAAGCGGGAACCTGTTTTTTCTGGATGTAAAAATGCTTGGAAATTTGGAAAAAGTACAACGCAGACAATTCTATCGTTATGATTGTTTGCTGGATGCCAATATCCGGATTGTATCAGATGAGGAATATGATACAGGTATTCCGGATGATGTTTCAATTCCCGAAGATGCACTGCCGTGGCAACCGGCGAAAATCGTCGATATCAGTGGGGGTGGTGTGCGTTTAAATCAGAGAAATCAGATTGAACGGAATGAAGTTGTGAAGTTGAAATTTATGGTTGCAATTCTTGGCGAGGTAATTCCTTTTAATTTGTTTGCACGCATATTGTCAAGTACACCGGTACAAGGGCGATCCGACATGTATGAGCAGCGTATGGAGTTTTTGAAGATTACACAGGATGAGCGGGACAAGATTGTCCGGTTTATTTTTGAAAGTGAGAGAATGGAAATTGCGAATGGAAAACGAATCTGA
- the fliR gene encoding flagellar biosynthetic protein FliR, translating to MSFTISTLTLEAFLLVLVRVACFISIAPVFGHNSLNTRMKISIAFFVSLILYQVVDVSLPVYSDVLGYSTLVLEEALVGLLLGFVAGLSMKALAIAGEFIDREIGFSMATTFDPNQGMVTITGELYDKIVCLVIMISNLHYYILSAAAQSFELVPVGRIVLNPDLIYTSLIQFIVQVFMIGFRIAMPVFLGATMLNVILGVLAKSSPQMNMFAIGMQLKVFVGLFLLAVCIMFVPNIANYIMERMRDMIQTILGGL from the coding sequence ATGTCCTTTACGATATCGACGCTTACGCTGGAGGCATTTTTACTTGTGCTTGTCCGTGTAGCGTGTTTTATATCAATTGCACCTGTTTTTGGACATAATTCTCTGAATACAAGAATGAAAATCTCAATTGCTTTTTTTGTCTCGTTGATTCTTTATCAGGTAGTTGATGTATCACTTCCGGTTTATTCTGATGTACTGGGGTATTCAACACTAGTGCTAGAAGAGGCACTGGTTGGACTGTTGCTTGGATTTGTGGCAGGGTTATCTATGAAAGCACTTGCGATTGCGGGAGAATTTATTGACCGTGAGATTGGATTTTCGATGGCAACGACATTTGATCCGAATCAGGGGATGGTCACGATAACGGGAGAGTTATATGACAAGATTGTCTGTCTTGTAATTATGATATCGAATCTGCATTATTATATATTGTCTGCGGCAGCACAGTCGTTTGAACTTGTTCCGGTTGGCAGAATTGTTTTGAATCCGGATTTGATCTACACATCCTTGATTCAGTTCATTGTGCAGGTATTTATGATTGGATTTCGAATTGCTATGCCGGTTTTTTTAGGGGCAACGATGTTAAATGTTATTCTCGGTGTACTTGCAAAAAGCTCACCACAGATGAATATGTTTGCAATCGGTATGCAGTTGAAAGTATTTGTTGGTTTATTTTTGCTTGCAGTTTGTATTATGTTTGTTCCGAATATAGCCAATTATATTATGGAACGGATGCGTGATATGATTCAGACGATATTAGGAGGGTTGTAA
- a CDS encoding response regulator: protein MAKSILICDDAAFMRMMIKDILVKNGYNIAGEAENGAKAVEKYQETKPDLVLMDITMPEMDGIQALKKIKALDPNASVVMCSAMGQQAMVIESIQSGARDFIVKPFQPDRVIEAVKKAVE from the coding sequence ATGGCAAAGAGTATACTTATTTGTGATGATGCTGCATTTATGAGAATGATGATTAAGGACATCCTGGTTAAAAATGGATACAACATTGCAGGGGAAGCAGAAAATGGTGCAAAGGCTGTTGAAAAATATCAGGAGACAAAACCGGATTTGGTATTGATGGATATTACTATGCCGGAGATGGATGGTATTCAGGCTTTGAAGAAGATTAAAGCACTTGATCCGAATGCCAGTGTTGTTATGTGTTCTGCAATGGGACAGCAGGCAATGGTTATTGAATCTATTCAGTCAGGTGCCAGAGATTTCATTGTAAAGCCATTCCAGCCGGATCGAGTTATTGAAGCAGTAAAAAAGGCAGTGGAATAA
- the fliY gene encoding flagellar motor switch phosphatase FliY — translation MDGMLSQEEINALLGNMNTGSSSTQTSNDAALSPEEKDAIGEISNICMGTAATTLYSLVNQKVLITTPVVEITNWEKLTSEYTKPCVFINILYKEGIDGNNVLILKEDDVKVITDLMMGGDGLNPAPELTDLHFSAICEAMNQMMGSSATSLSSMLNCKIDISPPDAELVDMAGNINAAKNSDFLDKDFVRVTFRMTIGDLVDSTIMQLYPIQFAKELYKKFSGETEDVKEETPPSAPQPKPQPQPVPQPQPQPAMGQPMMGQSMMPQMTQPDVNVQSVQFQAFNPVMNPALQQENIDLIMDVPLEVSVVLGRTRKSIKEILEFAPGTIIELDKLAGEPIDVMVNQKLVAKGEVVVIEESFGIRITEIIKEKI, via the coding sequence ATGGACGGAATGTTATCTCAGGAAGAGATTAACGCATTGCTTGGGAATATGAACACAGGTTCTTCCTCTACCCAGACAAGTAACGATGCTGCTTTATCCCCGGAGGAAAAAGATGCGATTGGAGAAATCTCCAATATCTGCATGGGAACGGCTGCAACAACTTTGTACTCGCTTGTAAACCAGAAGGTTTTGATTACAACCCCGGTTGTGGAAATTACAAATTGGGAAAAACTTACATCCGAGTACACAAAACCGTGCGTATTTATCAATATTCTGTATAAGGAAGGTATTGATGGTAACAATGTACTGATATTAAAAGAGGATGACGTAAAAGTCATTACAGATCTTATGATGGGAGGAGATGGATTAAATCCCGCTCCGGAACTGACGGATCTCCATTTTTCCGCAATCTGTGAAGCGATGAATCAGATGATGGGAAGTTCGGCTACGTCATTGTCATCTATGTTGAATTGTAAGATTGATATCAGCCCGCCGGATGCAGAACTTGTAGATATGGCAGGAAACATCAATGCAGCAAAAAACAGTGACTTTTTAGATAAAGATTTTGTGCGTGTCACATTTCGGATGACAATCGGAGATTTGGTAGATAGCACAATTATGCAGTTATATCCGATTCAGTTTGCAAAAGAACTTTATAAGAAGTTTAGCGGTGAAACGGAAGATGTAAAGGAGGAAACACCACCGTCGGCTCCACAACCGAAACCGCAGCCACAACCGGTTCCGCAGCCACAACCACAACCTGCGATGGGGCAGCCGATGATGGGACAATCTATGATGCCACAAATGACGCAACCGGATGTCAATGTGCAAAGTGTACAGTTTCAGGCGTTTAATCCGGTAATGAATCCTGCTTTACAACAGGAAAACATAGATTTGATCATGGATGTTCCTTTGGAAGTATCCGTGGTGCTTGGACGTACGAGAAAATCCATCAAAGAGATTTTGGAGTTTGCACCGGGAACAATTATTGAACTTGATAAACTGGCAGGTGAGCCCATTGATGTAATGGTAAATCAGAAGCTGGTTGCCAAGGGAGAAGTTGTTGTAATCGAAGAAAGTTTTGGTATCAGAATTACTGAAATAATAAAAGAAAAAATCTAA
- the flhA gene encoding flagellar biosynthesis protein FlhA, translating into MKKNDIFLGIYLLAAVVFLIIPIPSTMLDWLILFNISMSLIIVFNCLFTSEILNMSGFPTLLLFTTIFRISLNVSSTRLILSTGNPGKVVEVFGSFVGGGNLVIGAIVFIVLIIVQMMVINKGSERVSEVTARFTLDAMPGKQMAIDADLSSGAIDDKEAIRRRDKIQQESAFFGAMDGASKYVKGDATAGLIITLINIVGGLIMGMTQQGLSFSDAISKYTILTIGDGLVSQIPSMMISLSTGILVTKASKEENIGDILIGQLFSIPKVLLIVGITMILFGIFTPLNFFFCAVYGILFIILSFSVKGKEEAQAVKEEVEEEEVQAEEVRRHENVNSLLQVDPIELEFGYGIIPLADVNQGGDLLDRVVMIRRQIALELGAVVPIIRLRDNIQLNPNQYIIKIKGIQVSEGEILFDHYMAMNPGYVEDEIVGIPTLEPAFHLEAMWITESQRERAESLGYTVVDPPSIIATHLTEVIKQHLDELLTRQDVQNLIDNIKDNNKTLVDELVPKLLSVGDIQKVLQNLLREGISIRDLVTIFETLADYAATSRDTDILTEYVRQSLKRAISNKYFGDVESGTVVTLDPQVEQMIMGSVKQTEQGAFISLDPAVTKQILKATEAEVKKLESKGDAPIVVTSPIVRMYFKKLTNDYLKDLIVISYNEIDSEVELKSVGVITIHDN; encoded by the coding sequence ATGAAGAAAAATGATATATTTTTAGGAATTTATCTGCTTGCAGCAGTAGTATTTCTGATCATCCCGATTCCGAGTACCATGCTTGACTGGCTGATTTTGTTTAATATCTCTATGTCGTTGATTATTGTATTTAATTGTCTGTTTACAAGTGAAATACTCAATATGTCCGGTTTTCCGACATTGTTACTTTTTACAACAATCTTCCGTATTTCACTGAATGTATCATCCACGCGATTAATTCTATCTACCGGTAATCCGGGTAAGGTCGTTGAAGTATTTGGTTCGTTTGTCGGTGGTGGAAATCTTGTTATTGGAGCGATTGTTTTTATCGTATTGATTATTGTACAGATGATGGTAATCAATAAAGGTTCGGAACGTGTATCAGAGGTAACAGCAAGATTTACTCTGGATGCGATGCCCGGAAAGCAGATGGCGATTGATGCGGATCTTTCATCTGGAGCAATCGATGATAAAGAAGCGATTCGAAGAAGAGATAAGATTCAGCAGGAATCCGCGTTCTTCGGAGCTATGGATGGTGCTTCTAAGTATGTAAAGGGAGATGCAACAGCCGGTCTGATCATCACACTGATAAATATTGTCGGTGGCCTGATTATGGGTATGACACAACAAGGACTTTCTTTTTCGGATGCTATCAGTAAATATACAATCCTTACGATTGGTGATGGATTGGTATCGCAGATTCCTTCGATGATGATTTCACTTTCGACCGGTATTTTGGTTACAAAGGCATCTAAGGAAGAAAATATCGGAGATATCCTGATCGGACAGTTGTTTAGTATTCCTAAGGTACTTTTAATTGTTGGAATCACGATGATTCTGTTCGGTATCTTCACACCTTTGAATTTCTTTTTCTGTGCGGTATATGGAATATTATTTATTATATTGTCTTTTTCTGTTAAAGGAAAAGAAGAGGCACAGGCAGTCAAAGAAGAAGTCGAGGAGGAAGAGGTACAGGCTGAAGAAGTACGGAGGCATGAAAATGTCAATTCTCTTCTGCAGGTAGATCCTATTGAACTCGAGTTTGGATATGGTATAATACCGTTAGCGGATGTCAATCAAGGTGGTGATCTGCTTGACCGTGTCGTTATGATTCGACGGCAGATTGCACTGGAACTTGGAGCGGTTGTGCCAATTATACGTTTGCGTGATAATATTCAGTTAAATCCAAATCAGTATATTATCAAGATTAAAGGGATCCAGGTTAGTGAGGGCGAAATCTTATTTGACCATTATATGGCGATGAATCCGGGTTATGTAGAAGATGAAATCGTTGGTATTCCGACGTTGGAACCGGCATTCCATCTGGAGGCAATGTGGATTACGGAATCTCAGCGTGAACGTGCAGAATCGCTTGGTTATACGGTAGTTGATCCGCCTTCCATTATTGCAACGCATCTGACGGAGGTTATCAAACAGCATTTGGATGAACTGCTGACCAGGCAGGATGTCCAGAATCTGATTGATAATATCAAAGATAACAATAAGACACTGGTAGATGAACTTGTACCGAAGCTGCTCAGCGTCGGAGATATTCAGAAGGTATTACAGAATCTGTTACGGGAAGGTATTTCCATTCGTGATTTAGTTACGATTTTTGAGACTCTGGCGGATTACGCGGCAACCAGCCGTGATACAGATATATTGACGGAATATGTACGACAGAGTTTAAAACGTGCAATCTCCAACAAATATTTTGGAGATGTGGAGTCTGGCACGGTAGTTACGCTTGATCCGCAGGTTGAGCAGATGATCATGGGTTCTGTCAAACAGACGGAACAGGGAGCGTTTATTTCTCTGGATCCTGCTGTGACAAAACAGATACTCAAAGCTACGGAAGCTGAAGTGAAGAAGCTGGAGAGCAAGGGAGATGCTCCAATTGTTGTTACATCGCCGATTGTTCGGATGTATTTTAAGAAATTAACAAATGATTACTTGAAAGACCTGATTGTTATCTCATATAATGAGATAGACTCGGAAGTGGAATTAAAGTCCGTGGGAGTGATAACGATTCATGATAATTAA